The following proteins are encoded in a genomic region of Liolophura sinensis isolate JHLJ2023 chromosome 7, CUHK_Ljap_v2, whole genome shotgun sequence:
- the LOC135470960 gene encoding synaptotagmin-15-like: MLKNVFSQLDPSVVHHGGVDSGRVELSLKFIASKSLLLLRVECCEDLRSRDIRSKACNPYVKLWLIPDTDHQGEKHTETSPLTCNPVYKELFAFKLSPELLQTTQIFLEVWDQDVNERDEFLGQSLVHLSDHDLDNGCYSTIKQCDLQGNLFFCESVASTNRNKVYLFFQRKINKKMFYKPSFIEISLFIMNIRSDIKFQMKSGTTNIVLDETFQCKVPSKDFSKRFILFEVIELSGTAEKSLGQVVVPLGEFEPEHPFCDKFPLEDLTNSDLFQEKLAQDPATQELRGALQAHAMVANPSFIFQKPKGNKIITLTARKAGSQARIRIQDGVPVY, translated from the exons ATGCTGAAGAATGTTTTTAGTCAACTAGACCCATCAGTCGTCCATCACGGAGGGGTTGACAGTGGAAGGGTGGAGTTGTCACTGAAGTTTATTGCATCCAAATCACTGCTGCTGCTTAGGGTTGAGTGCTGTGAGGACTTGAGAAGTCGAGATATCCGCTCCAAAGCCTGTAACCCTTATGTAAAG CTGTGGCTTATACCAGACACTGACCATCAGGGCGAGAAGCACACAGAGACTTCCCCTCTCACCTGCAATCCTGTGTACAAGGAACTGTTTGCTTTCAAGCTGTCACCTGAACTTCTCCAGACCACGCAGATATTCCTGGAGGTTTGGGATCAGGATGTCAATGAGAGAGATGAGTTTCTGGGACAGTCATTAGTCCATTTGAGCGACCATGACCTAGACAATGGCT GTTATAGCACCATAAAGCAATGTGATTTAcaaggaaatttatttttttgtgaaagtgttgcCTCTACTAATAgaaataaagtttatttattcttcCAAAggaagataaataaaaaaatgttttataaaccAAGTTTTATTGAGATTTCCCTGTTTATAATGAATATAAGATCTGATATTAAATTTCAGATGAAATCTGGAACAACCAACATTGTCTTGGATGAGACATTCCAGTGTAAGGTACCAAGCAAGGACTTTAGCAAAAG ATTTATCTTATTTGAGGTCATTGAGCTGTCTGGCACAGCAgagaaatctttgggccaggtCGTAGTCCCTCTAGGAGAATTTGAACCTGAacacccattctgtgataagTTCCCTCTGGAAGACCTT ACAAACTCTGACTTATTTCAAGAAAAGCTTGCCCAAGATCCAGCCACCCAAGAACTTCGAGGGGCACTCCAGGCTCATGCCATGGTGGCCAATCCATCATTCATCTTCCAGAAACCCAAAGGGAACAAG ATCATCACTTTGACAGCCAGAAAAGCAGGTAGCCAGGCCAGGATTAGAATTCAAGATGGAGTTCCTGTCTACTGA